aaaaagaatatGTTTAAGAATTTGCAACACGTAAACGTTGTTCCTCTGtaattaaattgtaaaaatattttatagattttttttatcttaaaacTCATAActtatgaaacatttttttatttttcagaacCAAACTCTTCCGTAAGCTGAAGTCATCCCCTTCCAGGGTATGACAACTACGAGAGTAACGAGATTAACAAGCTGCAACTACTAGGCGAGGCAACCAGTCAGACCAGGCAAGGTAATGCAACCAACCCAGCTCCCAGATCTCCGATCCCAACTCCCTGCTCCACCTCTTCATTGCAGGAAAATCTAGAGTCGTGGCAGGAGACTTGGATTGACAAGCGACCCAGGCGCATTATAAAACTTGAGTACCATGGACCACCCTGCAATTGGAATCGACTCAATTGTGTGTAGGCTCCATGGTTCAGCAACTTCAGGGGATCCGATTCCGATCAGATGGAGTCTCACAACCATGTCCAATCATCCACTGAAAATGGGGGGCGGCACGGAAGCTGTTTTTgtggcaagaaaaaaaaatggcgtttGTGGATTGGGCCTGGTCTAACATGTAAGTTGCCATTTTTGTTTGCAAATACTTTTCAGAGGTCTTTGTATTTTCAGTATATAAATTCATCATTTAACAATTAATGTTTCCTGAAAGTGAAAAGAACTTCTCGACAGCTAGCGAGCAATTCCCACAAACCGCAACAATCTCATGCTAATCAGACACAATTAGGTTAGCTTAATTCCCAAAATGCTATCACTAgatcaatattaattatgccaaCACCTCCGGCTGACAGCAGTTTCTTTCCGAGGGGGAAATTGATTAATCTGTTGTCGGTGCGACagcacagcagcaacattaA
This region of Drosophila bipectinata strain 14024-0381.07 chromosome 2L, DbipHiC1v2, whole genome shotgun sequence genomic DNA includes:
- the LOC122321706 gene encoding uncharacterized protein isoform X5, translated to MLVHPRRLTCAEPNSSARQPVRPGKENLESWQETWIDKRPRRIIKLEYHGPPCNWNRLNCV